GTTTTTTTTCTAAAATATTTTTTAACCACAGATATCCACAGATAAACACAGATGAACACAGATAATAGACAGAGATATAATCATCTCAAATCAATTATGTAATTTCTTCTTTCTTCTCTTTCTTCGCGCTCTTCGCGTCTTCGCGGTTCAAAAAAAATCTTCATTTCTCGCTTAAAACTTGACCTATCTCTTTAATTCGCTGCAAGATTTCTTTGACGTGACTAAGAGTAGTATGAGGATTGAGGAGAGTAAACTTTAAGTAAACTTTGCGATTGATTTGAGTTTGAGCAATAACAGCCTCTCCAGTTCGTAATAAAGTTAACCTGATTTGTTGGTTAATCGAATTTGCCAACTCAGAATTTCGGGGAAGATAACGGAAAACCACAGCATTAATTGTGGGAAAATTAACTAATTCTAAATCCGAATCATCCTTAATTAAATTAGCAGTCGATCGAGCAAGTTTTATTGTAGTTTCAATCATCTCTGCTAACCGCTTTTGTCCGATCGCTTGCAGCGTAACAAACAACTTCAACCCATCAAAACGTCGGGTAGTTTGCACAGATTTAGTCACCAAATCCACCATCCCAAACTCTGAGTGACTTTCGGGATTTAGATAGTCAGCGTGCAATCTAATTAACTCAAAATTCAGGCGATTTTTGAGTAAAAAAGCACCGCAACTAATTGGTTGGTAAAACAGTTTGTGGAAGTCTACTGCGATCGAATCTGCACTATCAATTCCCCTCAACAAATGAGAGTAGGAATCGCATATTGCTAACGCACCGCCATACGCCGCATCTACGTGCAACCAAACTCCCTGCTTTTGGGCAATTTCACCGATCTCTTCTAACGGATCGATACTGCCAAAATCAGTCGTTCCCGCAGTTGCTACAATAGCGATCGGCAAACATCCCTTCTGCTTTAAAGCGTGCAAAGTTTCCTGCAACTTCTCCGCAGACATCCGATACTCAGTATCCGTTGCTACTGGAACTACCGCTTTTTCCCCTAAACCCAATTGCGCCGCAGCTTGGCGAACTGTGAAATGGGCAACTTCGGAACAGAGAATGCGGAAACGAGACGCTTCAGGTGGTAAACCTTGCTGTTGAATCGACCAATTTAGGTGTTTGAGGGCAAAGCGATCGCGTGCCAGCAGCAATCCCATAAAATTGGACTGCGTACCACCACTGGTAAAAATCCCGTCTGCTATCTCCCTATAACCAAACCACGCACAGACTTGACGAATCATCTGCTGTTCTAAGTGC
The Phormidium ambiguum IAM M-71 genome window above contains:
- a CDS encoding pyridoxal phosphate-dependent decarboxylase family protein, which translates into the protein MLSLPENLPQKCFDAELLGNSEASWAAYREAIALAQELLISHFSSQSQPYSGKSPEELAAALDDINFCPKVGKTLQQVLHTTGKIILNNSVVVSHPACVAHLHCPPAIPALAAEVLISGMNQSMDSWDQSAVATHLEQQMIRQVCAWFGYREIADGIFTSGGTQSNFMGLLLARDRFALKHLNWSIQQQGLPPEASRFRILCSEVAHFTVRQAAAQLGLGEKAVVPVATDTEYRMSAEKLQETLHALKQKGCLPIAIVATAGTTDFGSIDPLEEIGEIAQKQGVWLHVDAAYGGALAICDSYSHLLRGIDSADSIAVDFHKLFYQPISCGAFLLKNRLNFELIRLHADYLNPESHSEFGMVDLVTKSVQTTRRFDGLKLFVTLQAIGQKRLAEMIETTIKLARSTANLIKDDSDLELVNFPTINAVVFRYLPRNSELANSINQQIRLTLLRTGEAVIAQTQINRKVYLKFTLLNPHTTLSHVKEILQRIKEIGQVLSEK